Within Lolium rigidum isolate FL_2022 chromosome 5, APGP_CSIRO_Lrig_0.1, whole genome shotgun sequence, the genomic segment GACCAAAATAAATAGTATTCCATCactatttacacatcatttgtCTTTTTTTGTGCAAGGCACACATTATGATATCTTTGTGTGATACTTCGCAGAAGCATATTATACAACATATTATATGTCCTAGTCTTCCAGATTTATTTCacattttttaaaacttaaaaatatgacATCCTACGACAGGGTACGCGTGCAACTAGTTGCAACACTAGTAAGTTTGCACGTGCACGCACGTTAACTAATACAAATTAATAAAATCATAAAAAATATAAACTAAAATATAAAACACTCTATCAAATTTATATTAATTTGTAAATTATTTCAAAGATGAAATCTTGCTTGAGGAAAGGATGCAACTAAGGTATGGTCATGGTGGCGAGGCTTGATTCATGAGCAGAGATCATGCATATCTCGGAGATGGCATCGACAAGATGTATACAATCAAATATTCAGAATGAGAAATATCTTTTTCTTCCAAGCAGACCATGTCATTGTCAGCTCACTCAGTTTGACTGAAAAGCATTTCTAAGAATGTTAAACAATGGCAATTTCATAAAGTGTAGCCGTGTTAAAACTTGCCCTCGGCAAGTGTATACCTTGTCTCTTGAGATGTACCCAGGAGGATGACAAAATGGGACACTCAACAAAACCTGCACACCCGGAGAAGGGAAATGCAAAGCATTAAAGACAGAAGGAGATATTTCATATCCATCTGACCATCTAACCACAATGTTAGAAGTTAGAACCATAGAGCAGGGCAAACAAGTTAATGTTTTACTAAAGACAAAAGTTTATACCAACAATTTCAATGTAAAATAGCAATATCTTAATATGTAAAATTTATGCTAGAACTGTTGCATAAGCAGTTTGTATTGAGAAGAAAATTATAATGCTCAAACTGCACAGAGGATTTGGAATTTAATCCGTTATGATGCACTACTGGAGGGTGTGACTGTAATTGGAAGAGGAAAATGCAAGACCTAGCATAGCAACATTCttcatatgcttatatatcttctgTGAAATATGAATAGCTCGTGTTCGGATGCTAGAAGGAACTATCAAGCATAATGTTGCCAAAATCCCGTTAATAAGTGGTGCTAAGAAAACCATTCGGAAACTTTTACCAATGAATTAAAATGATTTAAATTAAGTACAGCGCCACATCTACTCCTGGATCTGGCAATAAGGAAAAAAGACTCATTTAATACTCACGCATGTATGGAGAACTTAATAAGTTAACATTTTGTAGCACAAGAAGATGTAAGGAAAAAACTATAGTAAGGCAATACTATACCTCCAGCATTAGCAGAAACAAAGATGGAGAAAAAATATGTGCACTTTTATCTCAACTGAGACAGCTCCGCTAGAGCAAGAGTGTATCTAGGAGGGTTTCAACTAAAATTCACATGCGGAGTAGCGAAGTAAATCAAATTTGTACTATAATTTAAGGAAAACCAAGCCGGTGACAGTGAAAGCTTTTTTTTTTCATAGTTGCTAGATATACTTAAAGACAAGCGTGCATACACAATCTACAGAACTGCACAAGAAGTGTTTGAGCTGTCGCCCAAAAGCGTATATTAACTCTTCTAGAGCAGTATACCAATGAGGCATGTTATATCTATCTAACACATACGCACATTTATGGAGTTTCAGCATCACCTCGTGTAAAACATAAGCTATGCTTAGGATATTCAGAAAAAAGTAacagtgccatcttgttcttagaGAACCTGAAAGAGATATATTTTCAAAGCAATCTACATTAGCAcaaatatgaaaatagaaaaGACATAGGTATTAGCAAATTCTAGGTACAACAGAATCCAATGCCTAGTTGTAGCATATTATGAAAGAACTATATCTCATTAGTCGAAATCACAGGTAAACTCCGGTATTTCCAGGGATATTAAAATGTACACAACATCATCAAGTATTTTTTTAGATTAATCGCACTGACATAATTTCTTGAACCTAGTTTGCAGAAATATTTTGACTGTTGGTACGGCCCGCAAAAGTTATTTGCGAAGATGTGCGGCACACGGTAGTAGTTTAGGAAGATATCATAGGAGAAACATATGTTTGTCAAATGATAAAGCTCACATATCAATGCCGGAGATAATAGGCTTTTTTTTGCTAGTTATGATCTTCTCAATCACGGTCTAGCTATATGAGTATGTATAAGGCACCAAGGTTGCCATGTGTTACCCCTCATTGCTATTATAAAGATCTCACCTTACCAGGATATATCAATCAAACGGAACCCCATTGATTTTCTGTTGTTGTGATTTTAGTTGTAAGCCATATTGTTGGTCCTTGAGTTCTTTCCTTGCACTGACTAAGATGCCTAGAATGTAGTCACAGAGGAGCAGGACAGGCCCATCGGGATGTCATGGACACGAAATCCTTCACCATGAAGTCAGCTCATGGAACCCTCTTGATGTGGCCGCCCGCATATAGCAGCACCAAATGCTTCTTCACCATTAGGTGTACCACCAAACCGAGTAGGACGCCATCTGCAGAACTGCAAAAGAAACGTATGAGTCAGGGAGGAATCCAACAATCTCTTCCTCGTGAGCAGGCAATTTGTTTGAAAGCAAAAGGAGAGCAGAAATCTAGTTCCCTAGCACAGTTCTATCTGTAATAAGTTAAACGATTGGAGAAGGGTTTCATCTGGGATATGAAGTGTCGGTAGATAGAGGCGAAGATATGTAGTGCGGCGGCGCCATAGCCGACGCGGGCCGGAAAAGCCAGGCGGCGGTACAGGCCAGGAAACAGCCGAGGAGTCATGTGCGAGCGAGCTAGCGGTCATAGAACGCGACCTGCTCAGGACTGGCGTGACTACGACGAATCCCCACGGCAGCAACCTCGTCGTGGCACGCTCCAACAGCTGCAGCGGACACCCCTCCTTCCGCAGCATCCCTGCCTTCTTGACCGCCCTACCGACGTCGGCAAGCCATCGTCTTATGGAAGATCGGAAGAGGAGCACCACACCAAGGTGTGATTTGATTCAGCGAAATTTGATCCTGGAAAGGAAGATAAATCTGGAAAAGAGAGGATTTATCGGCATTAACCTTCACTTAAATGATTCGGTGGGATTTGATCCGCGGAATCAGGCCATGCAGGCAGGGATTCGGAGCTTCGGAGGCGGCGTCAGCGCGATTTGAGGAGGGGGATGGGGAGAACAAATGATTTTCGTTCGTTAGATAAAAGACTATGTAGTAGAGATGTATCTTTCCCGGCTTACCTCTGCAAACCTTGTCCACGAAAATCATGAGGATGCCGCTCTCCGTCTGACTGAGCCTAGATtctcatctcaaaaaaaaaaaaagcctagATTCTATAAAATGGCCAGCCCGGTAAACACCTCTACTGCGAACAACAACACGCTCACCGCGATTCATCCTCTACTCTAGAGCAGTAGAGCGCTCAGCAGACGAGATGCATCGTTCTATCCTTATTATCCCAGCGCTCCTGCTCCTGGCCGGTGCTGTCTCGGCCTGGCTTCCCCAGGAGCGCAACTTGGCTGCTTTCAACCAGACGGCTCGCTTCGAACAGCTTGGCAAGCGCTTCGAGCcgtctctggccaaggccaagggcATCAACAAAATCAGGGGCGTTAATTTGGGCGGTATGTCTCGTTAAATTTATAAAAAATCCTGTGAAACCTTCTCGTCTCTGGCAAGAACTACTAACACACAATGGTTGGAATTCTCAGGCTGGCTCATCTGTGAGCCGTGGATGATGCGTGATGAGTGGGACAACGTCATGGGTTGCAAGGGGGCTGCCTCGGAGTTCGACTGCATGCTGAAAAATTACGGTGGAAGCAAACGAGACGCAGGCAACGACAAGTTCGAGACTCACTGGAAGACTTGGATCAATCCCGCCAGCATCCAATCAGCCCACGATGTTGGCCTGAACACGATCCGTATTCCCATCGGGTACTGGTCTAACGTAGACATTGCCGACAAGGCCAGCGAGCCTTTTGCCGACGGCAACAGGATGCTCCCCTACCTGGACGCCGTCGTCCAAAAGGCCGCTGACCTTGGCATGTATGTCATCATCGATCTTCATGGGGCTCCACGCGGTCAGCAAGAGGACGTCTTTACCGGCCAGAACAACAAGCCGGCTGGTTTCTTCAACGACTACGACTTTGACCGCGCCCAGAAGTGGATGTCGTGGATGACCAAGCGCATCCACACAAACCTTGCCTACGCCACCAAGCTCACTCTATCCAATTATTCTAGATAGAGTGAGGCACGCAATTACTAGGATCGGCGGGCTCCCGAGAGGAGCCTGTCCAGGCGCAATAAAAAAAGAAGAAAGTCCAATTCTCATCCTT encodes:
- the LOC124657431 gene encoding probable glucan endo-1,6-beta-glucosidase B produces the protein MHRSILIIPALLLLAGAVSAWLPQERNLAAFNQTARFEQLGKRFEPSLAKAKGINKIRGVNLGGWLICEPWMMRDEWDNVMGCKGAASEFDCMLKNYGGSKRDAGNDKFETHWKTWINPASIQSAHDVGLNTIRIPIGYWSNVDIADKASEPFADGNRMLPYLDAVVQKAADLGMYVIIDLHGAPRGQQEDVFTGQNNKPAGFFNDYDFDRAQKWMSWMTKRIHTNLAYATKLTLSNYSR